Proteins found in one Salvia splendens isolate huo1 chromosome 10, SspV2, whole genome shotgun sequence genomic segment:
- the LOC121753142 gene encoding uncharacterized protein LOC121753142 yields the protein MAATPSSGVSVSENQQTQHSKIQIYAPSNDEVSAFWRDKYEKDAKKYWDIFYKHHQDKFFKDRHYLGKEWGHHFSREGRTVVLEVGCGAGNTIFPLLATYPDLFVHACDFSPRAVNLVKTHKEFTEAKVNAFVCDLTANDLCAHVTPSSVDIVTMIFVLSAVSPEKMPAVMQNIRKVLKPNGRVLFRDYATGDLAQERFTGKEQKISENFYVRGDGTRAFYFSDEFLENLLKGNGFSMEEHVLCCKQVENRSREIVMNRRWVQAVFRPAETNGICGGDAPAQAGQIQQDCDKREDGIQATEIDMSEGMAVEMFGASPSIKESHEVSVHDYTFKINLLSGEFQHTCASTGLMLWESARLMASVLATNQNIVAGKRVLELGSGCGGICPMIAAASADLVVATDGDTKAIDLLKENVASNLKSSPPSLHIKKLEWGNREDIQAIKQLNEEGFDVIIGTDVTYVSQAIVPLFSTARELISTSSRCSGNNKEPPAFILCHVFRRVDEPSILSAASQCGFELADRWSDKTPSSSVQGIIETWFATSPYRVPSAALNIMLFRLA from the exons ATGGCAGCCACACCGAGCTCTGGAGTAAGTGTTAGTGAGAATCAACAAACACAGCATTCGAAAATTCAAATATATGCACCTTCCAATGATGAAGTATCGGCTTTTTGGAGAG ATAAGTACGAAAAAGATGCCAAGAAATACTGGGATATCTTTTATAAACACCACCAGGACAAG TTCTTTAAGGATCGTCATTATTTGGGCAAGGAATGGGGACACCACTTTTCT AGAGAAGGAAGAACAGTGGTTCTGGAG GTTGGTTGTGGAGCTGGAAACACTATCTTTCCTCTGCTTGCGACATATCCAGATTTATTTGTACATGCTTGCGATTTTTCGCCCCGTGCTGTGAATCTGGTAAAG ACGCACAAGGAGTTCACAGAGGCCAAAGTCAATGCATTTGTCTGTGATCTTACTGCTAATGATCTATGTGCTCATGTTACTCCTTCCTCGGTGGACATTGTGACAATG ATATTCGTTTTGTCTGCAGTTTCCCCGGAAAAGATGCCAGCAGTGATGCAAAATATCAGAAAAGTTCTCAAG CCAAATGGCCGTGTACTATTTCGTGATTATGCTACTGGTGATCTTGCTCAG GAACGGTTCACTGGAAAGGAACAGAAGATTAGTGAGAACTTCTATGTTAGGGGTGATGGCACT AGAGCTTTCTACTTCTCAGACGAGTTCTTGGAAAATCTTTTGAAAGGAAACGGGTTCAGCATGGAAGAACACGTCTTGTGTTGTAAGCAAGTGGAAAACAGATCGAGAGAGATAGTAATGAATCG GCGGTGGGTGCAAGCTGTGTTTCGCCCAGCTGAGACCAATGGTATTTGTGGTGGAGATGCTCCGGCCCAAGCTGGCCAAATACAACAAGATTGTGATAAACGTGAAGATGGTATCCAGGCGACTGAAATTGATATGTCAGAGGGGATGGCTGTGGAAATGTTTGGTGCCTCACCTTCCATTAAAGAG AGTCATGAGGTGTCCGTACACGACTACACGTTCAAGATAAATTTGCTCTCAGGAGAGTTTCAGCACACCTGCGCATCAACCGGCTTGATGCTGTGGGAATCAGCAAGGCTGATGGCATCCGTCCTTGCCACGAATCAGAATATCGTTGCAGGGAAACGGGTTCTCGAACTCGGATCCGGATGCGGAGGGATCTGTCCCATGATAGCTGCTGCATCGGCTGATCTTGTAGTCGCCACAGATGGGGACACTAAAGCAATTGATCTATTGAAAGAAAATGTAGCATCAAACCTCAAATCATCACCACCATCATTGCATATCAAGAAACTCGAGTGGGGGAATCGAGAAGATATACAGGCGATCAAGCAACTGAACGAGGAGGGTTTCGACGTCATAATCGGGACGGATGTCACGTACGTCTCTCAGGCGATCGTACCGTTATTTTCTACCGCCAGAGAACTGATTTCAACCAGCAGCAGATGCTCAGGAAATAACAAAGAGCCTCCTGCTTTCATCCTCTGCCATGTTTTCCGTCGAGTCGACGAGCCGTCCATACTCTCGGCAGCATCTCAGTGTGGCTTCGAGCTCGCTGACAGGTGGTCCGACAAGACCCCTAGCAGCTCGGTACAAGGCATAATCGAAACGTGGTTCGCCACAAGCCCTTACCGTGTTCCATCTGCGGCACTTAATATCATGCTCTTTCGCCTTGCATAG
- the LOC121750735 gene encoding peptidyl-prolyl cis-trans isomerase CYP57-like translates to MSTVYVLEPPTKGKVILTTSKGSLDIELWPKEAPKAVRNFVQLCLEGYYDNTIFHRVIKSFLIQGGDPTATGEGGESIYGSGFSDEFHSRLRFKHRGLVACANKPDTPNSNGSQFFITLDRCDWLDKKHTIFGKITGDSIYNLLTLSEVECDKNDRPLDPLPKILSAEVLWNPFDDMVPRVISTTSSLLSEKKEPKQKAVKKLSLLSFGDEAEEEEKELLAANPRIKSSHDVLNDPRLLKDGLEKDLNSAEEQKSRESQLMVREALAKKQHKEDLGAGTSDSPDHSDEDELSFDARMRQQILRKRQEIGDKPTKKDLRNVERTASQATSPPASRSRVDEHDEKPKADKLSIKKKGVGSEARAERLDNADADLQLLGEAERSRQLHKQKKRRRQGHEEDVLAKLENFKSAFSTKFKGSNGDDAGAKDEDVSGWMGVELKFAPEPGKNNMSRSNDPNDYVVHDPLLEKGKEKFNKMQAKEKRRQREWAGKSLT, encoded by the exons ATGTCGACGGTGTACGTGTTGGAACCGCCGACGAAAGGGAAGGTGATATTGACGACGTCGAAGGGGTCCCTTGACATCGAGCTGTGGCCAAAGGAGGCGCCGAAGGCCGTCCGCAACTTCGTGCAGCTGTGCCTCGAAGGATACTACGACAACACTATTTTTCACCGCGTGATCAAGTCATTTCTTATTCAAGGAGGTGATCCCACCGCAACTGGAGAAG GTGGTGAGAGTATTTATGGTAGTGGGTTCTCAGATGAGTTTCATTCTCGCCTACGATTTAAGCACAGGGGTTTGGTTGCATGTGCAAATAAGCCTGACACACCCAATTCAAATGGCAGCCAGTTCTTTATAACATTGGATCGTTGTGACTGGCTTGACAAGAAGCATACAATTTTTGGAAAG ATAACTGGAGATTCAATATATAACCTGTTAACCTTGAGTGAAGTAGAGTGTGATAAAAATGATAGGCCGCTGGACCCTCTTCCTAAGATTCTTTCTGCTGAG GTGCTATGGAATCCATTTGATGACATGGTCCCAAGGGTAATCTCTACAACGTCTTCACTACTATCTGAAAAGAAAGAGCCAAAGCAGAAGGCTGTCAA AAAACTGAGCTTGCTTTCATTTGGGGACGAAGCTGAAGAAGAGGAGAAGGAACTTTTAGCTGCCAATCCTAGAATAAAAAGTAGTCATGACGTTTTGAATGATCCCCGGCTCCTAAAAGATGGCCTCGAAAAAGATTTG AACTCAGCTGAAGAGCAGAAATCAAGGGAATCACAGTTAATGGTGAGGGAAGCTCTTGCAAAGAAACAGCATAAAGAAGATTTAGGTGCTGGAACGTCTGACTCTCCTGATCATAGCGATGAAGATGAGCTCAGCTTCGATGCACGAATGCGTCAGCAGATACTAAGAAAAAGGCAGGAGATAGGAGACAAGCCAACTAAGAAAGACTTGCGCAATG TAGAGCGTACGGCTTCTCAGGCAACATCTCCACCTGCATCTAG GTCCAGAGTTGATGAACATGatgaaaagccaaaagcagaTAAGTTGTCAATTAAGAAAAAAGGAGTAGGCTCTGAAGCTAGGGCTGAGCGCTTGGATAATGCAGATGCAGATTTACAGTTGCTTGGAGAAGCAGAACGATCCAGACAGCTGCACAAGCAGAAAAAGCGCAGGCGTCAAGGACATGAAGAAGAT GTCCTAGCCAAACTCGAGAACTTTAAGTCTGCTTTCTCAACCAAATTCAAAGGATCGAATGGTGATGATGCTGGTGCCAAAGATGAAGATGTGTCTGGATGGATGGGGGTTGAGCTAAAGTTTGCTCCTGAGCCTGGCAAG AATAATATGTCGCGGAGCAACGATCCCAATGATTATGTAGTACATGATCCTCTTCTGGAGAAAGGGAAAGAGAAATTTAACAAAATGCAGGCAAAGGAAAAGCGAAGACAAAGAGAATGGGCGGGGAAGTCTCTTACTTGA
- the LOC121750360 gene encoding conserved oligomeric Golgi complex subunit 8-like produces the protein MTAMASPESPANGDVSAEMSNLLPLASAAQQPYVSELLSFTLDRLHKEPELLRVDAERIRRQMQEVAVGNYRAFIAAADALLEIREEVSSIDKHLESLIAEIPKLTSGCTEFVDSAENILEKRKMNQTLLANQSTLLDLLEIPQLMDTCVRNGNFDEALDLETFVAKLTTMHPKIPVIQALAAEVRQTTQSLLSQLLQKLRSNIQLPECLRIIGYLRRIGVFSEYEMRLQFLRCREAWLTGILDDLDQRNPYEYLKGMVNCHRMHLFDVVNQYRAIFADHTSESEENYDGGLLFDWAMHQITMHLKTLKVMLPKIGEGGSLSNILDQCMYCAMGLGWVGLDFRGLLPPLFEEAVLNLFSKNMSSAVENFQLVLDSHRWVPLPAVGFPASSLADESHDDVTPPSSLMEHPPLAVFINGVSAAMNELRPCAPISLKHVLAQQLVKDLQAVSDTLLRYHTTKMLKDNESQLFLKLCQAFIEVAFPHCAACFGRCYPGGAALITDAKNLFDGISRLLATSPSRELPKPVQNQNAEANNASENGNGHTVENGVRHSIERTGSSSQDEKEPNRVGSDKEVKAAADTTSEETQQPPVLS, from the exons ATGACGGCAATGGCGTCACCCGAATCTCCGGCGAACGGCGATGTATCGGCGGAGATGTCGAATCTCCTCCCCCTCGCCTCCGCCGCGCAGCAGCCTTACGTCTCCGAGCTCCTCTCCTTCACTCTCGATCGTCTCCATAAG GAACCGGAATTGCTCAGAGTAGATGCGGAGAGGATACGGCGGCAGATGCAGGAGGTGGCGGTGGGGAACTACCGTGCATTCATAGCGGCGGCGGATGCGTTGCTCGAGATCCGAGAGGAGGTTTCTTCGATTGACAAGCATCTCGAGTCTCTG ATAGCTGAAATTCCAAAACTAACATCCGGCTGCACTGAGTTTGTTGATTCGGCTGAAAATATATTGGAAAAAAGGAAGATGAACCAAACATTACTAGCAAACCAGAGCACTTTGCTTGACTTACTCGAAATACCTCAACTCATGGATAC ATGCGTGAGGAATGGAAATTTTGACGAAGCTCTCGACTTAGAAACTTTTGTCGCAAAGCTTACTACAATGCACCCAAA AATTCCTGTGATTCAGGCTCTAGCCGCAGAAGTTCGGCAGACCACCCAGTCCCTTCTTTCACAGCTTCTTCAGAAACTTAGGTCTAATATCCAG TTGCCAGAATGCTTGCGCATAATTGGATATTTACGTCGAATAGGAGTTTTCAGTGAATATGAAATGCGCCTACAG TTTTTAAGATGCCGTGAAGCCTGGCTTACTGGAATACTTGATGATTTAGACCAGAGAAATCCTTATGAATATTTGAAGGGGATGGTTAATTGTCACAGAATGCACCTTTTTGATGTTGTCAATCAATATCGAGCCATCTTTGCTGATCACACATCAGAGAGTGAAGAGAATTATGATGGTGGGCTTCTCTTTGATTGGGCCATGCATCAGATTACCATGCATCTGAAGACTCTTAAAGTCATGCTTCCAAAGATCGGTGAAGGTGGATCCTTGTCAAATATACTGGATCAGTGCATG TATTGTGCCATGGGCCTTGGATGGGTTGGTTTAGATTTTCGAGGGCTGCTTCCCCCTCTATTTGAAGA AGCagttcttaatttattttcaaagaaTATGAGTAGTGCTGTTGAGAATTTTCAG TTGGTGTTGGATTCTCATCGTTGGGTCCCGTTGCCAGCAGTTGGCTTTCCTGCCAGTAGTCTTGCTGACGAAAGTCACGATGATGTTACTCCTCCGTCAAGTCTTATGGAACATCCACCTCTTGCTGTTTTCATTAACG GCGTATCTGCAGCAATGAACGAACTACGCCCTTGCGCTCCAATAAGTTTGAAACACGTGCTCGCTCAACAACTAGTCAAGGATCTGCAGGCCGTTTCCGATACCCTACTTAGATACCACACAACCAAAATGCTCAAAGACAACGAATCCCAACTTTTCCTCAAACTTTGCCAAGCATTCATCGAG GTCGCTTTCCCACACTGCGCGGCATGCTTCGGCCGCTGCTACCCCGGTGGAGCTGCTCTGATCACAGACGCCAAAAACTTGTTTGACGGCATCAGCCGCTTATTAGCAACCTCACCCTCCAGAGAACTACCAAAACCAGTCCAGAATCAAAACGCAGAGGCCAATAACGCATCAGAAAATGGCAATGGCCACACGGTCGAAAACGGGGTCCGCCACAGTATCGAGCGGACGGGAAGCTCCAGCCAAGATGAGAAGGAACCGAATCGTGTCGGCTCAGATAAGGAAGTCAAGGCAGCGGCAGATACTACAAGTGAAGAAACTCAACAACCACCCGTATTATCATGA